Proteins from a single region of Dictyostelium discoideum AX4 chromosome 5 chromosome, whole genome shotgun sequence:
- a CDS encoding alpha/beta hydrolase fold-1 domain-containing protein, translating into MSKLNQSDPYQLFRSWAPQNKISIGTLNEKIWKYYDYGPKDTNNAPIIFISHGSADIYFKQFLMLCPRGHRVISIQFSPYDTLSGWCKGFERFLDRLELDKPVHLFGSSLGGYLAQCFYQSKPSRVLSLILNNTFSDTQYFYDNSIGSSLFSLLPEFLLKKIILNNFPSGLLDNETREAVDFMVDQLETLNQNELASRLTLNCSPVSLLNPSGGLMDNITIIDCLDSTIPEKLREEVYKYYPNAKTALLKSGGDFSYLSRSDELNIHIEVHLRRFENLNNNNNNNNNNNNNNKDIKNNNEKQEVKIHQINNNNNNNNNNNNNNNNNNNNNIDKNNVNKIENNNNDIDIEGQNRISTTTISKNVSEATGKLNTSVFDNEDNDVFL; encoded by the exons ATGtccaaattaaatcaatcagatccttatcaattatttagaTCATGGGCACCACAAAATAAGATTAGTATTGGTACTTTAAATGAAAAGATTTGGaaatattatgattatgGTCCAAAAGATACAAACAATGCACCAATTATATTCATATCCCATGGGTCAGCTGACATCtattttaaacaattctTAATGTTATGCCCTAGAGGCCATCGTGTTATTAGT ataCAATTTTCACCATATGATACATTATCAGGATGGTGTAAAGGATTTGAAAGATTTTTAGATAGATTAGAATTAGATAAACCAGTTCATTTATTTGGATCATCATTAGGTGGATATTTAGCACAATGTTTTTATCAAAGTAAACCATCTCgtgtattatcattaatattgaatAACACATTCTCAGATACTCAATACTTTTATGACAATTCAATTggatcatcattattttcattattaccagAATTTCTATTGAAAAAgatcattttaaataatttcccATCAGGTTTATTAGATAATGAAACGAGAGAAGCTGTAGATTTCATGGTTGATCAATTGGAaactttaaatcaaaatgaatTGGCATCACGTTTAACTTTAAACTGTTCACCTGTAAGTCTATTAAATCCATCAGGTGGTCTAATGGATAATATAACAATCATTGATTGTTTAGATTCAACTATACCCGAGAAATTACGTGAAGAggtttataaatattatccAAATGCTAAAACTGCCCTCTTAAAAAGTGGTGGTGATTTCTCCTATCTTTCAAGATCTGATGAACTTAATATTCATATTGAAGTTCATTTAAGaagatttgaaaatttaaataacaataacaacaacaacaacaacaacaacaacaacaataaggatattaaaaataataatgaaaaacaagAAGTTAAAAtacatcaaataaataataataataataataataataataataataataataataataataataataataataatatagataaaaataatgtaaataaaatagaaaataataataatgatatcgATATTGAAGGACAAAATAGAATTTCAACAACCACAATTTCAAAGAATGTCAGCGAGGCAACTGGAAAATTAAATACTAGCGtttttgataatgaagataatgatgtatttttataa
- the pyk3 gene encoding DPYK family protein kinase has translation MDSFNNNNNNNNNNNNNNNNINGEGITLRTLLNSCTNTSSNEQLIVNNVNKNSNIINNININNTPSPISTCINVNKIELRGSSNGIFLNSKIKVPLPNSTLLEQQQDGADEQDKKQQSLSDKNILFSSGDKEFLNHGSNNIITDQNTLLYQLQQQQQKEKEKENDEIMNHDDIIGYNEENEDNFFNEGMDPILAHSIEHHLHNHHHHHGEFDTQENEDTSGESSDESENIDEVLVYTEDIESEKEKKRERLITSPPSFDPHTLYSMSQSLLNCSLNNNNNNNNSISSPSSSINNSGNNINLNNSGNNNVNSNNNTNIINNSNDNFISQPLFNPLSMPNNEQYELLPNPTTTTSTITSTTTTTTITNLPPALPSFPSSSSIKSLKNSFGSNSITSSGELNNVFSSSMSPPMSPPNRNVRSLTFPGTNPINCINTSVINSITANTNCINHHHHHHQHNHHNHHQGHNNINNSGHIRKSADDTVTLSPTLSSGSSSTSSSNPHHPNHNHQKGLNNKTLEKLSCTRKEIYELIEKKESLIEKQNLIDEGYSENADSFENLSEEIQKINEKIIELENLITSLSNSNSNWSLNGSSTSTISCNPLSPRSMNPSSSTSSTSSNLTNSLRKFSQELKIELRPLDLRAELYSSINTSPRGSASISGGSGSGGGGNNNGCFKTSSNSSINSPIQFFENENESIDSYEKKNEEQFESLTQLIRENQLYTKPIEFKEIKLLEKLESNSKSSNIWQIEYKSTQLVLKQPKDQDSDKNIEKRKQLFNGSNVSGSNNSGSSGGNNHNHHHCNNSNGSNSEVIPSKYTMIQHKNLGLLVGWCGDSIIFESFKGMNSLHDLIHRDGLKIDMALFIKISKDIASVMGLLHSKDVAHGNLTSRSIYLDRFQIVKVSFPKLNATDLNNPAIEPRYMAPEMTRMEEDQISCSIDVYAYAFVLWEALTSHLPFRKFNDISVAAKVAYENLRPKIPTSCPLIIRKLINRCWAPLPSDRPTFNDILKLFDHLEGKLFFSSPGILWSLNNDQEVERELQKKERFNEITEFLRGKKEIKFDEVAIVEKVGAGSFANVFLGIWNGYKVAIKILKNESISNDEKFIKEVSSLIKSHHPNVVTFMGACIDPPCIFTEYLQGGSLYDVLHIQKIKLNPLMMYKMIHDLSLGMEHLHSIQMLHRDLTSKNILLDEFKNIKIADFGLATTLSDDMTLSGITNPRWRSPELTKGLVYNEKVDVYSFGLVVYEIYTGKIPFEGLDGTASAAKAAFENYRPAIPPDCPVSLRKLITKCWASDPSQRPSFTEILTELETMKSKFIKQLSFLNDLIQNPDDDYNNNLNYDEEVDS, from the exons atggatagttttaataataataataataataataacaataataacaataataataataatattaatggtgAGGGAATTACGCTGAGAACCCTATTAAATTCATGTACCAATACTAGTAGTAATGAACAactaattgtaaataatgtaaataaaaactcaaatataatcaataatataaatataaataatacacCATCACCAATTTCGACATGtataaatgtaaataaaatagaattaaGGGGTAGTAGTAAtggaatatttttaaatagtaaaattaaggtaccattaccaaattcaacattgctggaacaacaacaagatggTGCTGATGAACAAgataaaaaacaacaatctctttcTGATAAAAATATACTGTTTTCAAGTGGagataaagaatttttaaatcatggTTCAAATAATATCATAACTGACCAAAATACATTATTAtatcaacttcaacaacaacaacaaaaagaaaaagaaaaagaaaatgatgaaattatgaACCATGATGATATAATAGGGTATAATGAAGAGAATGAAGATAACTTTTTCAATGAAGGTATGGATCCGATATTGGCTCATTCAATTGAACATCATcttcataatcatcatcatcatcatggTGAATTTGATACTcaagaaaatgaagataCCAGTGGTGAATCAAGTGATGAATCTGAAAACATTGATGAGGTATTGGTCTATACTGAAGATATTGAAtcagagaaagagaaaaaaagagaaagacTTATTACATCTCCACCAAGTTTTGATCCACATACATTATATTCAATGTcacaatcattattaaattgcagtttaaataataataataataataataatagtataagTTCACCTTCttcttcaataaataatagtggtaataatattaacttaaataatagtggtaataataatgtaaatagtaataataataccaatattattaataatagtaatgataattttatatcaCAACCATTATTTAATCCATTATCAATGCCAAACAATGAACAATATGAATTATTACCAAAcccaactacaacaacatcaacaataacatcaacaacaacaacaacaacaattacaaatttacCACCTGCTTTACCATCATTTCCATCGTCATCttcaattaaaagtttaaagAATAGTTTTGGTAGTAATAGTATAACAAGTAGtggtgaattaaataatgtattttcatcatctatGTCACCACCAATGTCACCACCAAATCGTAATGTTAGAAGTTTAACTTTTCCTGGTACAAATCCAATAAATTGCATAAATACAAGtgttataaattcaattacagCGAATACAAATTGtatcaatcatcatcatcatcatcatcaacacaatcatcataatcatcatcaaggtcataataatatcaataatagtGGTCACATTAGAAAGAGTGCAGATGATACAGTTACATTATCACCAACATTATCATCAggatcatcatcaacatcatcatcaaatccACATCATCCaaatcataatcatcaaaaaggtttaaacaataaaacaTTGGAGAAATTAAGTTGTACTAGAAAAGAGATTTATGAATTAATAGAGAAAAAAGAATCATTAATTGAGAAACAAAATCTAATTGATGAAGGTTATTCAGAGAATGCTGATAGTTTTGAAAATCTTTCagaagaaattcaaaaaatcaatgaaaaaattattgaattggaaaatttaataacatcactttcaaatagtaatagtaattgGAGCCTTAATGGAAGTAGTACTAGTACAATAAGTTGTAATCCTCTCTCACCAAGATCAATGaatccatcatcatcaacctCTTCCACTTcttcaaatttaacaaattcaTTAAGAAAGTTTTcacaagaattaaaaattgaactTAGACCATTGGATTTAAGAGCTGAATTATATAGTAGTATAAATACTTCTCCACGCGGTAGTGCAAGtattagtggtggtagtggtagtggtggtggtggtaataataatggatgtTTTAAAACATCATCAAACTCTTCAATAAATAGTCCAATACAATTCTTTGagaatgaaaatgaatcaattgattcttatgaaaaaaagaatgaagaACAATTTGAATCATTAACTCAATTGATACGAGAGAATCAACTTTATAcaaaaccaattgaatttaaagaaattaaattattggaGAAATTagaatcaaattcaaaatcaagtAATATTTGGCAAATTGAATATAAATCAACTCAATTAGTATTAAAACAACCAAAAGATCAAGATTctgataaaaatattgaaaaaagaaaacaattatttaatggtaGTAATGTTAGTGgaagtaataatagtggcagcagtggtggtaataatcataatcatcatcattgtaataatagtaatggtagtaATAGTGAAGTTATACCAAGTAAATATACAATGATTCAACATAAAAATCTTGGATTATTAGTTGGTTGGTGTGgtgattcaattatttttgaaagtTTTAAAGGTATGAATTCATTACATGACTTAATTCATAGGGATGGTTTAAAGATTGATATGGCACTATTTATAAAGATAAGTAAGGACATTGCAAGCGTTATGGGATTATTACATTCAAAAGATGTTGCACATGGTAATTTAACAAGTAGGTCCATTTATCTTGATAGATTTCAAATTGTAAAAGTATCATTCCCAAAGTTGAATGCTACcgatttaaataatccagCCATTGAACCAAGATATATGGCACCGGAAATGACAAGAATGGAAGAGGATCAAATATCATGTTCAATCGATGTCTATGCCTATGCCTTTGTTTTATGGGAGGCATTGACTTCGCATTTACCATTTAGAAAATTCAATGATATCTCTGTGGCTGCCAAAGTCGCCTATGAAAATCTAAGACCAAAGATACCAACTTCATGTCCATTGATCATCCGTAAACTAATTAATAGATGCTGGGCTCCTCTACCAAGTGATAGACCAACTTTCAATGATATCTTAAAACTTTTCGATCATTTGGAGGGaaaattattcttttcttCACCAGGTATACTTTGGTCGTTAAATAATGATCAAGAGGTGGAGAGAGAACTTCAAAAGAAAGAGCGTTTCAATGAAATTACAGAGTTTTTACGTggaaagaaagaaattaaatttgatgaagTTGCCATCGTTGAAAAGGTTGGTGCCGGAAGTTTTGCAAATGTTTTCCTTGGTATTTGGAATGGTTATAAAGTTGCCatcaaaatattaaagaatgaAAGTATTTCCAATGATGAAAAATTCATAAAAGAAGTTTCaagtttaattaaatctcaTCATCCAAATGTTGTCACTTTTATGGGTGCCTGTATTGATCCACCATGTATCTTTACAGAGTATCTTCAAGGTGGTTCTCTTTATGATGTTTTAcatattcaaaaaattaaattaaatccaTTAATGATGTATAAAATGATTCATGATTTATCTTTAGGTATGGAACATCTTCATTCAATTCAAATGTTACATAGAGATTTAACaagtaaaaatatttta ttggatgaatttaaaaatattaaaattgcaGATTTTGGATTAGCAACAACTTTAAGCGATGATATGACATTAAGTGGTATAACTAATCCACGTTGGAGAAGTCCAGAGCTAACAAAAGGATTGGTGTATAATGAAAAAGTTGATGTATACAGTTTTGGTTTGGTGGTTTATGAAATTTATACTGGTAAAATACCATTCGAAGGTTTGGATGGTACTGCATCTGCAGCTAAAGCTgcatttgaaaattatagaCCTGCAATCCCACCCGATTGTCCAGTGTCCCTTAGAAAATTAATTACAAAATGTTGGGCTTCCGATCCTTCACAACGTCCATCATTTACCGAAATTTTAACAGAATTAGAAACAATGAAATCAAAATTCATTAAACAACTTAGTTTCTTGaatgatttaattcaaaatccagatgatgattataataacaatttaaattatgatGAAGAGGTTGATAGTTAG
- a CDS encoding growth-arrest-specific protein 2 domain-containing protein (calponin homology (CH) domain-containing protein~Similar to GAS2), which produces MARIPEKLVNVENSPLPSTPVDFYGRMKSQRSLISLTEFPPEQSPNQLVQKADEIQSPDKSSSTSSTSTSTSKDDDSDVDIILFKPKDTNRLTAKRRAWDDYAFLYNREEVRAWLEDIFDTLFEEEDLFNALVDGIWLCKLVNIIKPGIVKKIHGKKGPSYMKLENINFFLCACLELGVSSNCLFLPTDLYEKKNLKKVIYCLLALSIQGSKRGFKHKLMITHFNNESSNSSSSSSNNNNTNTNNNNNNVKVSNNSSTSSLSSLSSSSSSSSSNEKILSKDLNETSILTEEQKDQQQLENYLTSQVDIPLPPTLVMRKRKNTIKLRKEKEEKERLEREEQERLERERLEKEENERLEKERLEKEKQEQEELKKKSTISSFLGIARGLNSKRNSKEITKPYSPSSSTSSSPSSSRPSSGQYNPIPSFKSDEDEGDDEYEDYDDEEEEEEEEFIESTFDEAFNMMGTFVEEEGDNELFIRDETDDIISQLDSEISTEQETEQQQQQQPPQKEEEEKEKEDKEKEILSNQQDQKLELTKELESETTDFDTNDESLDSSEVEFQDLSSSVGDININDSEDSLLQSNQQFDEIKNENEKEEVENKQVEEIEEIEEISIQEILIKDHPMINENENENENENENENENENENEIVNKINEVVNESNNNTIIVDTEEIKEDVEINEKTQDLIVLENSSSDIEEIEKQSQNDNKTEDEEIIISKNSLMDIDRNQLETIENLEIISKQENKVNETIQTQSFSQDSSIVENIQSSSSVSSSSTYSMAQLQQSESTLIITESSTTTTTKTASSSASITTTSSSISSASSSSSSSLIEEEDIHQQLKIQKEQEQEQLTQQTKTSNKNNLIGKLIKEQESTIQITSDSFTQEKEISSTSSSSSSSSLAINENKPEIITEKIELSSLSSTSSSLIESNTTNVNSKKNNDSSIINESASNSKILTYKSSSTSSLSSETEEEIIKNNSKIISSTSSSLTNLKATSSSSSSKLKKPLTSGIKAPISTTTLSSPSSSSILSTPPTTPQKTYTATTTITTTTITIPPEKSETSPITTPVTTPVSSPSKTPKPSKLQTPTKKRTLAANVVVEEAKKATMSPSSSSSTPTKSYQTTTTITTTTITTPLPSPTTTPMSSPSKQPQPSLLKRPSSSLSNLSNAISNGNSSSTTYKNTEPTTTATTSSTISNIPEDDESPPPMEDLDVDIDISNESNQPKREIIKKDYSYHRSYSSVSNYPKYSSVASDQTDRIFGEFLNNTMKNILPPSIVVPNKIVRLSANKYKWGDSIVNMRCVNNMIVVRVGGGWMTLKDFLIRYNSVITASDIDKINQSQDDSNNNNNSNNNNNNDEMKKLQIQKNYKTNSGEIKTSQPLSPIKGNVIKATKNINFPSSTLRSGTPAPYSRSPSSILRSGTPAPPELDDKEDTNSVQYKLGVHRTNVSSGTLRTVVSNTPSPTRSSSSIGGQRTINKPTTTTTSNTTSNLKSPSSSIGGSRLSSTPSSSPMKPKTPSSSSTPPTSSIKSPINRPSSAAGISSPSRTTPTTSTTTTTTTTTPTSKFITTRPSSAALPSRPTTSSTTPTKTTTTTTKPLKK; this is translated from the coding sequence atggcAAGAATTCCagaaaaattagtaaatgtTGAAAATTCACCATTACCTTCAACACCAGTTGATTTTTATGGTAGAATGAAATCACAAAgatcattaatttcattaacagAATTTCCACCAGAACAATCACCAAATCAATTAGTTCAAAAAGCTGATGAGATTCAATCGCCtgataaatcatcatcaacttcatcaacttcaacttcaacttcaaaagatgatgattcagatgttgatattattttatttaaaccaaaAGATACAAATAGATTAACAGCTAAAAGAAGAGCATGGGATGATTATGCATTCTTATATAATCGTGAAGAAGTTAGAGCATGGTTAGAAGATATTTTCGATACTCTatttgaagaagaagatttatttaatgctCTAGTCGATGGTATTTGGTTATGTAAATTGGTCAACATTATTAAACCAGGCATTGTAAAGAAAATTCATGGTAAAAAAGGTCCATCCTATATGAAacttgaaaatattaatttctttttatgtGCATGCTTAGAATTGGGTGTTTCCTCAAATTGTCTCTTCTTACCAACTGATCTCtatgaaaaaaagaatctTAAAAAAGTTATCTATTGTCTTTTAGCTTTATCAATTCAAGGTTCAAAAAGAGGTTTTAAACATAAATTAATGATTActcattttaataatgaatcttcaaatagtagtagtagtagtagtaataataataataccaatactaataataataataataatgtaaaagtatcaaataattcttcaacatcatctttatcttctttatcttcatcttcatcatcatcatcgtcaaatgaaaaaattttatcaaaagatttaaatgaaactTCAATATTAACAGAAGAACAAaaagatcaacaacaattagaaaattatttaacaTCACAAGTTGAtataccattaccaccaacaTTAGTAatgagaaagagaaagaatacaattaaattaagaaaagaaaaagaagagaaGGAAAGATTGGAAAGAGAAGAACAAGAGAGATTAGAAAGAGaaagattagaaaaagaagaaaatgaaagattagaaaaagaaagattagaaaaagaaaaacaagaacaagaggaattgaaaaagaagagtACAATTTCATCTTTCTTGGGTATTGCTAGAGGTTTAAATAgtaaaagaaattcaaaagaaatcACTAAACCATACTCTCCATCTTCTTCAACTTCTtcttcaccatcatcatcaagaCCAAGCTCTGGTCAATATAATCCAATACCATCATTCAAAAGTGATGAAGATGAGGGTGATGATGAATATGaagattatgatgatgaagaggaagaggaagaagaggaaTTTATTGAATCTACATTTGATGAAGCATTTAATATGATGGGTACATTTGTTGAAGAAGAAGgtgataatgaattatttattagagATGAAACTGATGATATTATCAGTCAATTAGATAGTGAAATTTCAACTGAACAAGAAactgaacaacaacaacaacaacaaccacctcaaaaagaagaagaagaaaaagaaaaagaagataaaGAGAAAGAAATTCTCTCAAATCAACAGGATCAAAAACTTGAATTAACCAAAGAACTTGAATCTGAAACTACAGACTTTGATACAAATGATGAATCACTTGATAGTAGTGAGGTTGAATTCCAAGACCTTTCCTCTAGTGTTGGtgatattaatatcaatGATTCTGAAGATTCTTTATTACAATCAAATCAACaatttgatgaaattaaaaatgaaaatgaaaaagaagaagtaGAAAACAAACAAGTAGAGGAAATAGAAGAAATTGAAGAGATTTCAATTcaagaaattttaattaaagacCATCCAAtgataaatgaaaatgaaaatgaaaatgaaaatgaaaatgaaaatgaaaatgaaaatgaaaatgaaaatgaaattgtaaataaaattaatgaagtTGTGAatgaaagtaataataatacaataataGTTGATACAGAAGAAATAAAAGAAGATGtagaaattaatgaaaaaactcAAGATTTAATTGTATTAGAAAATAGTTCAAGTGAtattgaagaaattgaaaaacaatctcaaaatgataataaaactgaggatgaagaaattataatttcaaagaatTCTTTAATGGATATTGATAGAAATCAATTggaaacaattgaaaatttagaaattatttcCAAACAAGAGAATAAAGTTAATGAAACGATCCAAACCCAATCCTTTTCTCAAGATAGTTCTATTGTTGAAAATattcaatcatcatcatcagtatCGTCCTCATCAACATATTCAATGgcacaattacaacaatcaGAATCAACTCTTATTATCACAGAGTcgtcaacaacaacaactacaaaaaCCGCATCTTCATCTGcatcaattacaacaacatctTCATCAATATCCTCtgcatcatcttcatcatcatcttcattaattgaagaagaagacattcatcaacaattgaaaattcaaaaagaacaagaacaagaacaacttACTCAACAAACCAAAacaagtaataaaaataacttaaTTGGTAAACTCATTAAAGAACAAGAATCAACTATTCAAATTACATCAGATTCCTTCActcaagaaaaagaaattagttctacctcttcttcttcttcttcttcctctttggcaattaatgaaaataaaccTGAAATAATAACAGAGAAAATTGAGTTATCATCTTTATCATCCACATCCtcatcattaattgaatcaaatactacaaatgtaaatagtaagaaaaataatgatagtagtattattaatgaatcaGCTTCAAATTCAAAGATTTTGACATATAAATCATCATCTACTTCTTCTTTATCAAGTGAAACGGAAGAGgagataattaaaaataattcaaagataatttcatcaacttcttcatcattgacaaatttaaaagcaacttcatcatcttcctcatcaaaattaaagaaaccaCTTACCTCTGGTATTAAAGCACCAATTTCAACTACAActttatcatcaccatcatcctCTTCAATTTTATCGACCCCACCAACAACTCCTCAAAAAACATATACTGCAACCACTACAATCACTACTACAACCATTACAATTCCACCAGAAAAATCAGAGACATCACCAATTACAACTCCAGTTACTACTCCAGTATCATCACCAAGTAAAACACCAAAACCATCTAAATTACAAACTCCAACTAAAAAGAGAACATTAGCTGCAAATGTAGTGGTTGAAGAGGCTAAAAAGGCAACGATGTctccatcatcatcatcatcaacaccaacaaaatCATATcaaacaactacaactattacaactacaactattACAACACCTTTACCTTCACCAACTACAACACCAATGTCATCACCATCtaaacaaccacaaccatcaTTACTTAAAAGgccatcttcatcattaagTAATTTAAGTAATGCTATTTCAAATGGTAATAGTTCATCTACAACTTATAAAAATACTGAACCAACTACAACAGCAACCACCTcctcaacaatttcaaatattccTGAGGATGATGAATCACCACCTCCAATGGAGGATTTAgatgttgatattgatatttcaaatgaaaGTAATCAACCAAAGagagaaattattaaaaaggaTTATTCCTATCATAGATCCTATAGTTCAGTTTCAAATTATCCAAAATATTCAAGTGTTGCATCTGATCAAACTGATAGAATTTTTGGTGAATTCTTAAATAACACAATGAAGAATATTTTACCACCATCAATCGTTGTACCAAATAAAATCGTTAGATTATCtgcaaataaatataaatgggGTGATTCAATCGTTAATATGCGTTGTGTAAACAATATGATAGTAGTTAgagttggtggtggttggATGACTTTAAAAGATTTCTTAATTCGTTATAATTCAGTTATCACTGCTTCtgatattgataaaattaatcaatcTCAAGATGATtcaaacaacaataataatagcaacaacaataataacaatgatgaaatgaaaaaattacaaattcaaaaaaattataaaactaATAGTGGAGAAATTAAAACGTCTCAaccattatcaccaattaaaGGAAATGTAATCAAAGcaactaaaaatattaatttcccTTCGTCTACATTAAGATCTGGTACCCCTGCTCCTTACTCAAGATCACCATCCTCTATTTTAAGATCTGGTACTCCTGCTCCACCTGAATTGGATGATAAAGAAGATACAAATTCAGTTCAATATAAATTAGGTGTTCATAGAACAAATGTTTCAAGTGGTACTTTAAGAACTGTAGTTTCAAATACACCATCTCCAACAAgatcttcatcttcaattGGTGGTCAAAGAACTATTAataaaccaacaacaacaaccactagTAATACcacttcaaatttaaaatcaccatcttcatcaattGGTGGTAGTAGATTATCTTCAACTCCTTCATCTTCACCAATGAAACCAaaaacaccatcatcatcttcaacaCCACCAACCTCATCAATAAAATCACCGATTAATAGACCAAGTTCAGCAGCTGGTATATCATCTCCATCAAGAACAACcccaacaacttcaacaacgaCAACGACAACGACAACAACTCCAACTTCTAAATTTATAACTACCAGACCGTCATCTGCTGCATTACCATCTAGACCAACTACCTCATCAACTACACCTACAaaaactacaactactacaacaaagcctttaaaaaaataa